Genomic segment of Sulfurimonas sp.:
CTAAGATACCAATTTGGTTATTTAAAGATTTTTCAATCTCATTAGCAACATATTCCAAATCATCTGTTAAACAGATCAAATCAACATCAGCTTGATCTATCATTCCTGATTTTAAGAGTTTAGTTTTTATAAAATCCATTAGCGGTGAAAAAAACTCTTCTCCAACTACAAACAGTTTAACACCTGTAGTTTTCTTTGTCTGAATCAATGTAAGTGCTTCAAACAACTCATCTAATGTTCCATAACCACCTGGAAAAATAACATAAGCCATTGAATACTTAACCAACATAACTTTTCTAGAAAAGAAATAATCAAAATTCAAATCTATTGTTGTATATGGATTTGCAATCTGCTCAAACGGTAAGTCTATGTTTAATCCTACAGATTCAACACCACCTTGTTCATGTGCACCGCGATTAGCAGCTTCCATAATACCTGGACCACCACCACTCATAATATTAAAACCTCTTTTAGCAAGCATATTTGTTAATTCTCTTGCTTTATGGTAATAAAAATCACTCTCCGGTGTTCTTGCACTTCCAAAAACCGTAACAGTAGGACCCATTTCCCCTAATTCATCATAACCTTTTACAAAATCCGCAATAATTCTAAATACACTCCATGTATCCGCAGATTTAATATCTCTTACATATTTTTTATTTACTTCTTCATTTCTTTTCATATACTTACGACTTTAACTGAGCTAACCTTTCTTTTTTAGTTCCTATTGTTGTTATTTGAATACCAAAGTTTCCATCTACAATAACAACTTCACCTTGAGCAATTATATGATTATCTACCAAAATATCCAATGGATCATTTGCTAGTTGATTAAGTTCAACTACAGAACCTATATCCATGTTAAGAACATCTTTTAATAACATCTTCTTTTTACCAATTCTAACACGAACAGGTAGTTTAACATCCATAATAAGAGATATATTGTTGATCTCACCAGGAGTTAAATTTGCATCGTTTATTCCAATGTCTTGCAGAGAGCTTGACGGCATATGATTGTCTAGTAATGAATCTTCAGGACCTCCACCAAACAGTGTTTGTTCTAAATCTTCATCTATTATAAACATAAGCAGTGAATCAATTGATTCTATTTTAAAATCATACTTATGCATATTTGCATATTCTTCTAAACTTACTTCATTGTCATCACTAACATATTCTATGTCTTCAACTTCGAATTTTAAAACAGGTATTTCATTTTGAGAAGAGAGTGTTGTATTTATTGTTCCAAATACCGTGCTAAAAGTCTCTTTAGCACCGTCTAGATCATCTTCATTCACACTATCTCTATTTGCTAACTCTTCCCCCATCATAAGATCAGACAACGCTGCTGCTAGATTTGGAGTAACAGCCACCATAGCCTTTGCATTTACAGCACCACTAACATTTAACTTAATAAGCACAATAGGTGGAATGATATTAGCCATCATATTTAATTCTTGCTGCTCTTTTAAAGTTAAAGACGGAGCAACTCCAATCATACTTTCAACAGTTTTAACAATTTCATTTTCTAATAATTTTATAAAATCACTCATATTATTCACCTATATCTACATCATTTATTATTTCAGCAACACCTGAAATTTTTTCATGACGTTTTTTCTCAAAGTTTTCTAATGCACGTTTAACTGCATCTTTTTCTGTATCTATAACTTCTGTTACCTGTATTGACTTTCTAAATCTTCTAAGACCTATCTCACCACGGAATCTGTCTTTACCATCAATTGATACTGTTACTATATCATTTGCAGCTTCCGATAATCTTACAACATCACCAGTTTTTAGCTCCAAAATATCACGCATAGTGAGTTCAGCATTACCAAGATTTGCTTCAAGAGTTACCTTAGCACCACCAAGTAAAACTTGAAGCTCTGTATTTCTACTTTTCTTAGAACTCGTCTCGTTTAGCATCAAATCACGTGAAGCAAGACGAGGCAGAACAGGTTCAAGAGATATTACAGGGTAACATATGTTCATCATACCTGAACTATGTCCAATAATTATCTCCATAACAACCATTACAACGATCTCATTTTGAGCAACAATTTGAACAACATTAGGGCTTGATTCTTTTGATTCTATGTTTGGATAAACCTCCATAACAGGTCCCCAAGCCTCTTTTAAAGTACCCATCATAACACGTAGTATTGATTCAAATAGTGATAGTTCAATATCTGAAAACTCACGTGATGCATCAAAAGGCTCACCTTTACCGCCAAGAAGACGGTCAAGCATTGGGAATGCTATTGTAGGGTTAATCTCTATAACACCACTACCTTCCAATGGTTTTACAGAGAACACGTTAAAACTTGTAGGATTTGGTAAAGACATCAAAAACTCACCATATGTCATCTGATCAACTGAATGAAGTTGGATCTCAACGATTGAACGCATTATAGATGATATTTGAGAAGCCAATGAACGTGCCATCTTGTCATGTATACCACGAAATGCACGAAGTTGCTCTTTTGAAACCCTATTTGGTCTTTTAAAATCATATAATGTAGCTTGTTTTTGCGGCTGAGATAGTTCTTCAGTCGAATCAGGAATATCTCCGCCTTCGTCCTCTAAAACATCTAAAAGGGAATCTATCTCATCTTGACTTAATATATCAGCCATTTTCGCTTCCTACGCTTTGTTTAATTTTTTGTAATATAGACTTATGAATCTGTGATATTCTAGATTCTGTTATATCTAATACTTCACTAATCTCTTTTAAAGTTAGTTCCTCAAAATAGTATAGTTGAATGATCATCTGTTCACGTTCGCTATAAGTACCAATAACTTTTTTAACAACACTTACAAGTTCATCTCTTTCAACTTTTGCTAACGCAGCACCTTCATCACCGACTTGAAGTTGATCATGTAGAGGCATAACTGTATATATGCTTGAAGCTATACGAGCCTCATGAACTTTATCCACACTCTCATCAAGCATCTCTGCAAGCTGTTCATCGGTAGGTTCTTCATCGTTTTCAACCATATACTCTTCAACAGCATAGTCGATCTGTTTAACTAACTTTCTACTAGCACGGCTAAGTATATCTAAACTTCTTAGATAATCAAGCATAGCTCCATATACACGTTTTTTAGCATAACCCCAAAACGAATCATTTAATTTTTCATCATATCTGCGAGCTAGTTTAATCAATTCTTCGGTACCTATTGCAGAGAGGTCCATATAGTCTACAGAACTAGGAAGTCTCTCTTTTAGTCTAAAAGACATAGCTTTAACAGCAGGAAGATATTGTATAGCTAGTTCATCTTCTTTATGCTTGATATCGCTATGGTAACCGTTATGCATTTTGGGCACCCATCTCTTTATTTACTTTTATTGCTTCGTCTGTTATTTTCATAGCTGAATCAATAAGCTTCTCACGTCTATCAATCTCTTCAACAAAAATATCTAAATGTCTCTCATGTATATCTTTTGGAAACATATACGTTTTTAAAGCAATTGTTTTGAAATAAAAAGCGATAATTACATGTGAAAAAAGGTAAAAGAATGTAGTTATGAAAAAAGTATAAAGTAATAGACCTTCAGCGTCAAAAGACTTTAGTACACCGAAGATTATACCTATAAAAAAACCTTGAACTGTAAAAAAATACACAAAATTTTCGCCTAACATATATACCTCATTATTATTTCTAAAAATGTTGCATTAAGCGTTTAAACAATCCACTTAAGCCACTCTCATCAGCAGAAACTAGCACGTTTCGTTCCAATTTCCTTATAATTTTATTAGCTATTTGTTCTAAGTCTTTATATACAGAAGAGTTTTCAGCACTCACACAAAAAAGCTCTCTTCTCTTGATCGAAGATGAAACTTTTACGTCTTCATTTAACTTTCCGTAAAACTCCAAGTTAAGATTAGGTGAAATATTTGAATGGGCAACTTGTCTGATTTTTCCAAATATCGCCATTGCTTCTTTTTCACTCTTAACCTGATTTAGAATCATCCCTATGTCATTTCTCAAGCTTGAAATTGTTTTAACAGTGGCATATGCATCCGTAATTGCAGCAGGATCAGGTACAGTTACAACGATTACATCGTCTGCAGCATTTAAAA
This window contains:
- a CDS encoding TIGR00730 family Rossman fold protein, with protein sequence MKRNEEVNKKYVRDIKSADTWSVFRIIADFVKGYDELGEMGPTVTVFGSARTPESDFYYHKARELTNMLAKRGFNIMSGGGPGIMEAANRGAHEQGGVESVGLNIDLPFEQIANPYTTIDLNFDYFFSRKVMLVKYSMAYVIFPGGYGTLDELFEALTLIQTKKTTGVKLFVVGEEFFSPLMDFIKTKLLKSGMIDQADVDLICLTDDLEYVANEIEKSLNNQIGILEDEGLEDTTYFKSLKKFFE
- the fliY gene encoding flagellar motor switch protein FliY; this encodes MSDFIKLLENEIVKTVESMIGVAPSLTLKEQQELNMMANIIPPIVLIKLNVSGAVNAKAMVAVTPNLAAALSDLMMGEELANRDSVNEDDLDGAKETFSTVFGTINTTLSSQNEIPVLKFEVEDIEYVSDDNEVSLEEYANMHKYDFKIESIDSLLMFIIDEDLEQTLFGGGPEDSLLDNHMPSSSLQDIGINDANLTPGEINNISLIMDVKLPVRVRIGKKKMLLKDVLNMDIGSVVELNQLANDPLDILVDNHIIAQGEVVIVDGNFGIQITTIGTKKERLAQLKS
- the fliM gene encoding flagellar motor switch protein FliM, with the translated sequence MADILSQDEIDSLLDVLEDEGGDIPDSTEELSQPQKQATLYDFKRPNRVSKEQLRAFRGIHDKMARSLASQISSIMRSIVEIQLHSVDQMTYGEFLMSLPNPTSFNVFSVKPLEGSGVIEINPTIAFPMLDRLLGGKGEPFDASREFSDIELSLFESILRVMMGTLKEAWGPVMEVYPNIESKESSPNVVQIVAQNEIVVMVVMEIIIGHSSGMMNICYPVISLEPVLPRLASRDLMLNETSSKKSRNTELQVLLGGAKVTLEANLGNAELTMRDILELKTGDVVRLSEAANDIVTVSIDGKDRFRGEIGLRRFRKSIQVTEVIDTEKDAVKRALENFEKKRHEKISGVAEIINDVDIGE
- a CDS encoding RNA polymerase sigma factor FliA — protein: MHNGYHSDIKHKEDELAIQYLPAVKAMSFRLKERLPSSVDYMDLSAIGTEELIKLARRYDEKLNDSFWGYAKKRVYGAMLDYLRSLDILSRASRKLVKQIDYAVEEYMVENDEEPTDEQLAEMLDESVDKVHEARIASSIYTVMPLHDQLQVGDEGAALAKVERDELVSVVKKVIGTYSEREQMIIQLYYFEELTLKEISEVLDITESRISQIHKSILQKIKQSVGSENG